Proteins encoded within one genomic window of Prosthecobacter algae:
- a CDS encoding VOC family protein: MVTKLLHTRYRVNDLSKTVSFYKDVLGLEEIKRHKSPRGSELVFLKTPNSDELIEICSFPASGPVTLGPDVTHLAFEVEDLEAFAKHAEEKGYPLSDGPTESSSGTFAFIDAPEGYEIELIQYRK, translated from the coding sequence ATGGTCACCAAACTCCTTCACACCCGCTATCGCGTGAACGATCTGAGCAAAACGGTCTCGTTTTACAAAGACGTGCTCGGCCTGGAAGAGATCAAACGGCACAAGTCCCCGCGTGGTTCGGAACTGGTCTTCCTGAAGACCCCGAACAGCGATGAGCTCATCGAAATTTGCTCCTTTCCCGCCAGCGGCCCCGTCACCCTTGGGCCGGATGTCACCCACCTGGCCTTTGAGGTGGAAGATTTGGAGGCCTTTGCCAAACACGCGGAGGAAAAAGGCTATCCCCTTTCAGATGGGCCTACGGAAAGCTCCAGCGGCACGTTTGCATTCATAGATGCCCCGGAGGGCTATGAAATAGAACTGATCCAATATCGGAAATAG
- a CDS encoding BrnT family toxin encodes MDFDWLGVAFDLTKLPPKDIEESFEDPFSLKLLPDDNGDGTSARYYNLGKALSGRAVFGVFWTDGKRYRVIYARDMTHTEADFFERKKAEDM; translated from the coding sequence ATGGACTTCGACTGGCTTGGCGTTGCTTTTGACCTCACGAAACTGCCTCCCAAGGATATTGAGGAGTCATTTGAGGATCCTTTTTCGCTGAAGCTGCTGCCCGATGACAATGGCGACGGCACCAGCGCCCGTTATTATAATCTCGGCAAAGCCCTGAGCGGCCGGGCCGTGTTTGGAGTTTTCTGGACAGACGGCAAGCGTTACCGGGTCATTTATGCCCGTGACATGACGCATACCGAGGCGGACTTTTTCGAGCGCAAAAAAGCTGAGGACATGTAA
- a CDS encoding CopG family antitoxin — protein MEAPRRKVETTQIPRFSDELPAIHAWKEVPAFDTAEAEGQFWAAHQVDPRLMQMSIHRSDVRESTTITLRFDPRMLSRIKRIARRRYLNYQSMIKQWLSERMEQEMRE, from the coding sequence ATGGAAGCACCACGACGCAAAGTTGAGACCACGCAGATCCCCCGGTTCAGTGATGAACTGCCGGCCATCCATGCGTGGAAGGAGGTGCCGGCCTTTGACACGGCCGAGGCCGAGGGCCAGTTCTGGGCGGCGCATCAGGTGGATCCCCGCCTCATGCAGATGTCCATTCACCGGTCGGACGTACGCGAATCCACCACCATCACCCTGCGGTTTGATCCGCGCATGCTCAGCCGCATCAAGCGCATCGCCCGCCGCCGCTACCTGAACTATCAGAGCATGATCAAGCAGTGGCTCAGCGAACGGATGGAGCAGGAAATGCGCGAGTAG
- a CDS encoding VanZ family protein gives MVAALSSLLVRLTSQRWLWWLGGGIWGVVLFTLSSRSRLPTGPEIPFQDKIVHFLYFSGGGFCFALALFLPQVPLRGRWVWLAAGAAFGAVIGAVDEYHQTFTPGRSGNDLGDWLADFTGASTGALVAWVFLAWIRRQNGKSPA, from the coding sequence ATGGTCGCTGCCCTTTCCTCCTTGCTTGTCCGCCTCACCTCCCAGCGCTGGCTTTGGTGGCTGGGGGGGGGCATTTGGGGCGTGGTCCTGTTCACGCTTTCTTCGCGGAGCAGGCTGCCCACCGGGCCGGAGATTCCGTTTCAGGACAAGATCGTCCACTTCCTCTACTTCAGCGGTGGTGGTTTCTGCTTTGCGCTGGCTTTGTTTCTTCCGCAGGTGCCTTTGCGGGGCCGCTGGGTCTGGCTGGCAGCCGGGGCTGCCTTTGGCGCTGTCATCGGCGCGGTGGATGAGTATCACCAGACCTTCACTCCGGGGCGCAGCGGCAATGACCTGGGCGACTGGCTGGCCGATTTCACCGGAGCCAGCACCGGGGCACTGGTAGCGTGGGTCTTCCTGGCCTGGATCAGGCGGCAGAACGGGAAGTCACCTGCATGA